A region of the Candidatus Uhrbacteria bacterium genome:
TACGTTTACGATGCGCGATGCTTGGATGATGGTTATTTCCATGGTTTTGCTTGGAGCGATGACTTGGGGTGGTTATTACATCGTTCAATGGCGTTCTTCTGCGGATCGGATGACGATTGCCCTGTGCATGCTGTACATGAATAACACGCTGGCGCTGTTCGTTGGCGAACGGTTTTTTAGAGATTTGGGTGTGGTTCCGAAGCAGGTTTTGCTGCTTTTGGTGGTGAATGCGTTGTTGCCGGTGCTAAAGTTAGCGACGATAAGGGTGTTGGGAACTAAGCGGGCCTGATCGTTCTCCCCTGACAAGGGGAGAAGACAGCCAGAAGGCTGGCGGAGGGGTCCGGACCCCCTGACCCACGCGTAGCGTGAGTCTGTCCCCCTTAGCAGGGTGACACGTGCTAAAATACCGCTATGCCTCGCATCTTTGTCACCCGTCCTTTTGCCGATGAGGGTATTTTGATGCTTAAGGCCAAGAAATATCAGGTCGATGTCTACGAACATGACGAGATAATCCCCCGCCAAGAACTCCTGAAGCGCGTGGTTGGCTGTGATGCCCTACTCTCACTTTTGACGGACAAGGTCGATGCGGAGGTGATGGATGCGGCGGGAGGATCGCTCAAGGTGATAGCTAATTACGCGGTTGGTTTTGATAATATCGATCTTGCGGCGGCGAGAGAACGTAATATCGTGGTGACAAATACGCCTTCAGATGAAGTGAATCGATCTGTGGCTGAGCATGCTTTTTCATTAATTCTTGCGCTCGCGCATCGCGTTCCGGAATCTGATGTTTATGCGAAGGCGGGAAAATATAAGGGTTGGTCGCCAAATAACTTGATTGGAACCGATGTAGAAGGAAAAACGATTGGCGTGGTTGGACTTGGGCGTATCGGCATGTCGCTTGCTAGAAAGGCCGTGCACGGATTTGGAATGAAATGCGTGTATGCCGATATGCGCCGCAATCCGGAATTTGAAAAAGAGTTTGATGCGAAGCAATTGCCGCTCGAGAAATTACTTCAGGTTTCTGATTTTGTGTCTTTGCACGTTCCCCTGCTGCCATCGACCAAACATTTGATTTCAACGGAAGAATTTTCTTTGATGAAGAAGACGGCGTTTCTCGTGAATACAGCGCGCGGACCTGTGGTCGATGAGAAAGCGTTGCTGCGAGCTTTGCGAACCAAGCGTATCGCCGGAGCCGCGCTTGATGTGTTTGAATGCGAACCTGCGATTGATTGTGATTTGACCGACAAACTCGAACTGAAACAGTTTGCGAATGTCGTCCTTACGCCGCATACGGCAAGCGCAACGATTGAAGCGCGACAATCGATGAGCCGAGGGGCGGCGGAAAATCTGATTGCCGTTCTTTCTGGAAAGACACCGCTTAATCCTGCCAAATAAAACAAATAGAGAAGCGCCCCGATCCAGAGATGGACGGGGCGCTTTTCAGAAGGGCATGTCGGGGTCGGAAGGATCGGGCTTGGGGACCTCGAGGACGCCGAATGTGTAGACCGGAATCCTGAGCTTGATGTTGGGATTCCGGACGGACTGGAGAAGGAGCGGGGCGGAACGCTTGAAGCGCTCGAGATAGCTGGGAGCACCGCTCACCAGGAAGGTGATGGTCGATTCCATGACCGACATCTGCCTCACAAAGAAGGGGCGCTCGCACTCCTCAAAGCCAAAGCGCAGTCGCTTGAGCAGGGAGAAGCCGCTGACGTGCTGGTTGTAGAGCGAGGCCGTCACGTTAATCGTGATCATGAAGCGGTTCAGGCGCACCCAGTGGGTTACCCGCACTTCACGCACGACGTACTCGCCGAGCCTCTCGGGAGAGAAGGCCGGGAAATTCCAGACCTTCCTCCCAAACAGACTCCTCCGAGAGCGAGGTCTCACGGAGAAGCCGCCTCCTGCAGCGGGGCCGGGGGCGGACGTACCGACTCGGGTCGGAGCGAAGCAGAGATGTCGCTCGGCCCCCTGAACGGGAACGTGCGCAGCGATCGCCCGAACGAGATCTCGCAGTTGTCGATCCAGTCCTCGGGCAACGCGTCACGCTTGAGCCGCATACCGAGGCGCGAGACGCAGACGTCCGGCCGCTTGGGCAGGATGTGCGTGTCGAGGCGCTCCGGTTCGAGGATCCGCTTCTCCTCGCCCTTGATGGCGACGATGAGCAGGCCCTCGGCCGGGAGCTGGATGTTGCCGAGGGGCTTGGCGAGCCAGAAACTGATACACATGTAGTCGAGCTTGGGATCACGGAGCGCGATCTGGTAGTAGCCCGCCAGATGCTCGAGAACTTCCTGCTGACGATTACGTGATGACAAAGGACACCTCCGCGCCGGAGTGAAACATAATATTGGCGGATTGTAAAGGGATTGGACGTAAACAAAAATCCCCCGATTGGGGGATTTCTGTATGGTGGACCGTGTCGGATTCGAACCGACGACCCCTGCCTTGCAAAGGCAGTGCTCTAGCCAACTGAGCTAACGGCCCAAAGACTTCAGCGGGCTGAATCTTGCCAAAAAACACCATTTAACGCAAGCGGTCCGACATTAGGTCGGACCGCTTTTTCATTTTCTTACTCGTGGCGATAGGTGGCAACGATTTGTTCCAAATGAGCACGGTAGAGCGCTTCATCGAAAAGGATACAGGTTGTACCTGAGGAAATGACTGTTTTTCCATGACACGACTCGTCATCAAACAAGTCACCGTTCGCTAAACGCTTGCTAAAGGTAATCAGGATGAACTTGTCGCCACGCGGTGCGGTGAATGAATCCGTAAAGTAGCGCTGACCTGCACCGGCATCAACTTCACGCACGACGCAGAACGATGTGTCTCCAATGACAAATGGTCCGGATGTTGAGCGCAAGTTTGCCTCCGGCTTTTTACACCCGTCTTCCAAACGCGCATCACCCTGAGAGAGAATGGTTACATTCCATTCCGGAGCATAGCGGCCCTTGGTCGGATACTGGAATGAAAACTTATTAGCCACGTTGTTATAGATCTTCCAGGTGCCATCGATAACCGGGAGCTCTTTTTCATCGACAGCGCGGTCTGGGTCTGTTCCGGTTGTTGGAGTGGTCGGTGTGGCGGGAGTCGACGTTGCCGCATCAGCTGGCTTGGTGCCCGTGTCTGTCGGCTTGGTATCGGTTGGCTGCGTGGCTACTGGTGGTGCCTTGGTGTCCGGAGCATTTGTGGTTGGAGCCGGCTCCGAGCCCATGCAGCCGGCGCCCAAAAGGGCCAAAATCGAACCCGCGGCAACGAATTTGGTGAGGTTGGTATTCATAGATATATGGTTCGTATCATGAGAACGGCCGCGAGGCAAAAACCTGACAACTCGTGGTACGATATCCCGTATGAACCATGACTTTTTGCCTCATAAGCAGATGGAGTTCTCTCAGATCGAGGCGCAGATTTTTATCGGGACAAATACTTGCTGTACACATCATTTTAAAAGCGAATTGCTCGACAAAGGGATTACTTGCGATATTTCTCTTGAAGGAGAAATGATCGACCAGCCGATAGGCGTCGACTGCTATCTGTGGCTACCGACACCGGATCATCAGCCGCCAACCATGCACTCCATTCGTATCGGATGCGAAGCCTTGGAAGAGATGTTGCGGGAAGGACGAAGCGTTTATATTCACTGCAAGAATGGTCATGGACGCGCACCATCCTTTTATGTGGCTTTTTTAATCATGAAACGAGGGCGTACTTTTGAAGATGCTTGGAATATCGTTAAAACTTCTCGGCCCGAGGCCCATTTGGATGCGAGCCAAGAGGCTCTGCTGAGATCCTTGACGAGAGGGGCGTAATCGTAGGCTTTTTGGTATCCTGTAGATGCTATGAAAACACTTTTGTGCAAGACGGATTGCGTCGGAAATGAGATGCGTATCGACAAGGCATTGCTCATTATCCGTATCGTGGCTGGTATCATTTTCTTGGTACACGGCTGGGGTAAATTGACCGGTAATCCGAGTATTGAAATGTTCTCGGGTATGGTCGGAAATCTCGGCTTTCCAATGCCGATGTTCTTTGCTTGGGTTGTTGCTTTGACCGAGTTCTTGGGCGGTATTGCCCTCATCCTCGGCATCTTTGTGCGACCGGCTGCTATCCTTCTTTCCATTGTCATGTTGGTTGCGTTCGGCATGGTTAAGAAGTTCGGCTTCCCTGCTGGCGAGCTTGATTTTGCTTTGCTCGGTATCTCCGTTGCTTTGGCAATGACAGGTCCGGGACATTGGTCTGTCTCGCACAAAATGGTAGGCAAGGACTGCTGCCAGGGTGAAGACGAGGAGTGCTGCGGCGGACATGGCCACGATCACAAGCACTAGTCCATCTTTAGTCCGTATCCTTAAGAAAACCCTCCGTTTGGAGGGTTTTCAAATTCTGCGGATGGATTTTGCAAGGTTGTAGAGCGAGGGCTTGAGCGGAAAATCGTAAGTGCCCGGGAGCTCAATCACCGCTCCTCCCCAACCAGCTTTAAAGCGCGAGATGCCATCCCAGGCTTTTTTGAAATCCGGATGATTTTTGTCGACAGGATTGATGCCCCAAAAATCGTAGTAGTGAAATCCTTGGCGTTTGGCCCAGAGCATCGACTCCCAGTGCACGAGATATGGCGCCATCAACTGACGATTGGAAGATGAGGACGCTCCGTAAAGATATGTTGCCGTATCGCCAAAGGTCAGCATGAAGTTGGCGGCGAGGGCTTGGCCGTCTTTTTCTGCAAGGAGAATCGTCGCCGTGCCGCTTTGCTTCAAAAGATCGAATTGCTTGCGGATGTAGGAATCGCTTTGCGCAAAGAAGCGGTCGCGCTTGGCGGTATCGCGCTGGAGGGAAAGAAATTCATCGACCGTATCTGCTTCACGCAGCATGACTTCATGTTTTTGGGAGACGCGGATGTTGTAGCGCGTTTTGTGATGCATCTGCGCAAGGATTTCTTCGTCCGTTACCGAGAGATCAAGCAGGCGTGTGACGCTTGGATCATGCGAGGGACGTCGCAGCAGGCTTGGCGGAAGCGAGTAGCTCGTGGCATGTATCGATGTGACGGGCTCGAAGCGGATGAACCAGGCAGAACCTGGGAGAAGGGCTGCGATCTGGGTTACAAAATTGCCGGAAGATTCTCCGACTGGACCGCGTTGAGCGAGCCAATAGGAACCGATGGTCTTTTTGATGAGTGCGAGCTGACAGTATGCATCGCCGTTGCTCACGCGAATGACTTGGCGGCCGAGAGACTCCTGAAAGGTTTTCCATGCGGAAGACTGCGCGAACTGCGCATACGGAAAAGCGGAGACGCGCTCGTCCCATTCCTGATCGCTCCCCTGCCAAAGCTTCCAATCCATACTTATGCTTTGGATAAATATTTTAATGCTTCACGAATCTTCTCGGAAGGCTCGGTGGCTTTAACCATCTTTAACACATCGCGCGACTGTTGTGTTGAGTAACCGAGACCGACGAGCGCATCGACGACATCCGTATCCGGACCGGACGCTGTATCCGCATCGACGAGCTGGCCTTTCAACTCCAGAATGATTTTTTGGGCCGTCTTTTTTCCGACACCCGGGACGGAAGTCATCATCGCGAGGTCGCCGGACATGATGGCTTTTTTTACCTGGTCGGCGGTTCCGACGGACATGATCGTCATGGCCGATTTTGGACCAACGCCGGAAATGGTGAGGAGGCGTTCAAAGAGTTCGAGATCGGCGAGGGACAGGAAACCGAATAAATCATGGGCGTCTTCACGAATATGGTCATGGGTGTACAGGAAGGCGTGTTCGAGCCTAAAGCTGATAGGACGGCCGGGCTCGCCTTAATACGGTAGCCGATACCGGCAACCTCGAGCAGGAGCCATGTTGGGCCTTTTTCCAGTATTTGGCCGCGCAACGAACCGATCATAGATTGACATGAGCATAACTGATCGGGGGCGGACGTGCTAGGCTGGGCAAGGCCCTTTAACAGAGGTAAACGTGAATGGCTGGTAGTTTGACGATGTTCGCCGGATGCATGGCTTCCGGCAAATCGGCGCTCCTGCTCAACCGGGTGGCATTCCTGCGTACCATGAACCTCTCGGCCGTCGTCAGCTTGCCTGTCGGCAGGTACGGGAACGAGATGCGCGCATTCTCACGCGCCGGCCCATCGGAGTACGCACTACGTTTCAAAGAAGCCAATGACCTCCGGCGCTGGACTCACAGCGACAAGGTGCTAGCGATCGATGAAATCCAGGATCAGGAACTCTGGGTGAGCGATGTGCTCGAGGAGCTCAAGCGTAGCGGATGCAAGATTATCGTGGCTGGACGGGACACCAATTTCCGCGGTGAACCGTACCCGATCATGGAGGCCTTGCGCACGATCGCTGACGAGTACACGCAGCTCACGGCCGTGTGTACGGTCTGCCAGCTCCAGGCAGAACGTTCGCAACGCCTCGTCCTCGGCGAGCCGGCGCACTGGGACTCTCCGATTCTCGAGCAAGGTCCGCCACGCGAGACCTACGAGCCGCGCTGCCTCGCACATCACGTCGTACCACGCTGAACAAATGAACCCCGCTCTCCAAACTGGAGTGCGGGGTTCTGTGTTTTTTATCTTAGAGGATCTCGATTTCTTGAACCGTGTCTGATTTGAAGGCGTAGAGCTTGGCGGGACGATGGCGCGCGCCGCTTTTCATGCGCGGTAGTTCATTCAAGAGTCCGAGCTTGAGCAGTTTTTTACGGAAATTGCGTTTGTCGATTTCTTTTCCGGTAATAATCTCAAAGGCTTGCTCCAATTCTGTGAGCGTAATTTCTTTGGGAAGAAGTTTGCTGATCAATGTTGTGTAGGTAACGCGCGATGCGAGACGTTTGCGTGCAAGCTGCATTATTTCTTTATGATCGTAGGCGAGTTTTGGCAGGCGATGAGCCTCGATCCACTTGGCGCTCTCAGAATCTTCTTGCTCTTGCGCGCTCAGCTGGGCCCATGGAACAAAACCAAGGTGTGCGACCGCGACGACACGCCCGCGCGGATCGCGATCAACGGCATCAAAGGTAAAAAGCTGCTCTAAGTGCACGTGATTAGAACGAATGCCGGTTTTTGTTTGGAGAAGGCGCTTGGCGGCCTGTAATGCGGTTTCGTCCGGATGAACTAATCCACCAGGCAAGCCGGGAATATGAACAAAATGCGGCGGACGATCCACATCGATCACCCTGACCAGGAGCTCGCCGTCCTTCAAACTAAAAAGAGCGACATCTGTCGCGAGAATCGCAAACTTGATGTGATCGTTTTTTCCCTTATCCATAGTGTTACTGTAATTAGTACAATAACTTAGATCCCCCGTCAACAAGTAAAAGCCCCGCCCTCCAGACCGGAGTGCGGGGTTCTTGCTGCCTCCTGACCAAGCTTCCCCTCCTCATCATCCCGAGAAGGGCTAGTGAAGGAGGCGCCGTTGGAGGGCTTTCTCGACGGCGACGCTAATGCCGGCGGAGAGCGAGTGGACGTACGGGATGTCGTAGCAAAGAGCGTCGTTGTACATTCCGCGCATGCCGGGAGCCTTAAGAGGATAAGCCAGCACGAGCCGTTCCGGATCGCGGGCGGTCCAATAGCCCCAATCGGTATTGGTGCGGAAGCCAGGCATGGCATCGATCTTACGATCGACCCAAAAGAGAATGACCGTGGAGCGCATCATCGCGTTGCGGCGCCAGTTGAGATGCGCGTCGTCGTCCGGACTCCACTTGTCCGCGGCCTCTGGTTCAGGGTAGTAGACGACGGGGTCTTGGCGATAGCGCCGGATCATCTGAAGCGCCCGCGGACGCCATGACTTGGTGTACGACTTGCGCGGGGTAGGCCCCGCAAGAAAGATCGAGGGAATTTTTGGATCCGGAAATTCTTGGAGAGCGTAGAC
Encoded here:
- a CDS encoding D-glycerate dehydrogenase produces the protein MPRIFVTRPFADEGILMLKAKKYQVDVYEHDEIIPRQELLKRVVGCDALLSLLTDKVDAEVMDAAGGSLKVIANYAVGFDNIDLAAARERNIVVTNTPSDEVNRSVAEHAFSLILALAHRVPESDVYAKAGKYKGWSPNNLIGTDVEGKTIGVVGLGRIGMSLARKAVHGFGMKCVYADMRRNPEFEKEFDAKQLPLEKLLQVSDFVSLHVPLLPSTKHLISTEEFSLMKKTAFLVNTARGPVVDEKALLRALRTKRIAGAALDVFECEPAIDCDLTDKLELKQFANVVLTPHTASATIEARQSMSRGAAENLIAVLSGKTPLNPAK
- a CDS encoding dual specificity protein phosphatase family protein, whose amino-acid sequence is MNHDFLPHKQMEFSQIEAQIFIGTNTCCTHHFKSELLDKGITCDISLEGEMIDQPIGVDCYLWLPTPDHQPPTMHSIRIGCEALEEMLREGRSVYIHCKNGHGRAPSFYVAFLIMKRGRTFEDAWNIVKTSRPEAHLDASQEALLRSLTRGA
- a CDS encoding DoxX family protein → MKTLLCKTDCVGNEMRIDKALLIIRIVAGIIFLVHGWGKLTGNPSIEMFSGMVGNLGFPMPMFFAWVVALTEFLGGIALILGIFVRPAAILLSIVMLVAFGMVKKFGFPAGELDFALLGISVALAMTGPGHWSVSHKMVGKDCCQGEDEECCGGHGHDHKH
- a CDS encoding peptidoglycan bridge formation glycyltransferase FemA/FemB family protein, producing MDWKLWQGSDQEWDERVSAFPYAQFAQSSAWKTFQESLGRQVIRVSNGDAYCQLALIKKTIGSYWLAQRGPVGESSGNFVTQIAALLPGSAWFIRFEPVTSIHATSYSLPPSLLRRPSHDPSVTRLLDLSVTDEEILAQMHHKTRYNIRVSQKHEVMLREADTVDEFLSLQRDTAKRDRFFAQSDSYIRKQFDLLKQSGTATILLAEKDGQALAANFMLTFGDTATYLYGASSSSNRQLMAPYLVHWESMLWAKRQGFHYYDFWGINPVDKNHPDFKKAWDGISRFKAGWGGAVIELPGTYDFPLKPSLYNLAKSIRRI
- a CDS encoding thymidine kinase is translated as MAGSLTMFAGCMASGKSALLLNRVAFLRTMNLSAVVSLPVGRYGNEMRAFSRAGPSEYALRFKEANDLRRWTHSDKVLAIDEIQDQELWVSDVLEELKRSGCKIIVAGRDTNFRGEPYPIMEALRTIADEYTQLTAVCTVCQLQAERSQRLVLGEPAHWDSPILEQGPPRETYEPRCLAHHVVPR
- a CDS encoding NUDIX hydrolase, whose translation is MDKGKNDHIKFAILATDVALFSLKDGELLVRVIDVDRPPHFVHIPGLPGGLVHPDETALQAAKRLLQTKTGIRSNHVHLEQLFTFDAVDRDPRGRVVAVAHLGFVPWAQLSAQEQEDSESAKWIEAHRLPKLAYDHKEIMQLARKRLASRVTYTTLISKLLPKEITLTELEQAFEIITGKEIDKRNFRKKLLKLGLLNELPRMKSGARHRPAKLYAFKSDTVQEIEIL